From a single Thermothielavioides terrestris NRRL 8126 chromosome 1, complete sequence genomic region:
- a CDS encoding carbohydrate esterase family 9 protein (CAZy_ID 269664) gives MPSRIRSASPRHNGITKLTNCRLLRGDELVWDDVWVSSVTGTIIRSQSAFYDELIMPDEVVDLGGRIVSPGFIECQLNGAYGFNFSTDADDMAQYAKQLRDLNKKLAQTGVTSYIPTVTSQASQLYKKVLPYLGPSGASRRAHDGAESLGAHVEGPFLNPSKNGVHNPSILRVASSFSDLEDMYGAANITPSSFSSSASEPPDSASSSGSIPVKMITAAPELGAMTSLIPALAARGIIVSIGHSEATYEEASAAVSAGATMITHLFNAMRPLHHRNPGIFGVLGVPEPQQQPPQSQQPQQHRRRPYFGLIADGIHLHPATVKIAWHAHPAGLILVTDAMHMVGLPDGRYPWTNGEGEHFIVKRGNVLELEGTGGTIAGSSTTLIECVNNFLHWTGASIPQALRTVTATPAAMLGVQTRKGCLDAGADADLVVLSERQVLREGEKDGAGEAAGMARTELVVDEVWKFGVRIFERGRA, from the exons ATGCCATCCCGAATCCGCTCGGCTTCCCCTCGCCATAATGGCATCACCAAGCTGACCAACTGCCGTCTGCTACGCGGGGATGAGCTGGTGTGGGACGACGTCTGGGTCAGCTCGGTCACGGGCACCATCATCCGCAGCCAGTCGGCCTTCTACGATGAGCTCATCATGCCGGATGAggtcgtcgacctcggcggccgcatCGTGTCGCCGGGCTTCATCGAGTGCCAGCTGAACGGCGCCTACGGCTTCAACTTCtccaccgacgccgacgacatGGCGCAATACGCAaagcagctgcgcgacctgAACAAGAAGCTGGCCCAAACGGGCGTGACTTCGTACATTCCCACCGTGACGAGCCAGGCTAGCCAGCTCTACAAGAAG GTCCTGCCCTATCTCGGCCCCTCCGGAGCCTCCCGCCGCgcccacgacggcgccgagtcCCTCGGAGCTCACGTCGAAGGCCCATTTCTGAACCCGTCCAAGAACGGCGTGCACAACCCCTCCATCCTGCGCGTCGCCTCGTCGTTCTCCGATCTGGAAGACATGTACGGCGCCGCGAACATCACCCCGTCCTCCTTCTCATCCTCAGCGTCCGAACCCCCAGAttcggccagcagcagtgGTAGCATCCCCGTCAAAATGATCACGGCCGCGCCCGAGCTCGGCGCCATGACCAGCCTGATCCcggccctcgccgcgcgcggcATCATCGTCTCGATCGGCCACTCCGAGGCCACGTACGAGGAAGCGTCGgcggccgtctcggccggcgcgacCATGATCACGCACCTCTTCAACGCGATGCGCCCGCTGCACCACCGGAACCCGGGCATCTTTGGCGTGCTGGGCGTGCCcgagccgcagcagcagccaccgCAGTCACagcagccacagcagcaCAGACGGCGGCCCTACTTCGGCCTCATCGCCGACGGCATCCACCTGCACCCGGCGACGGTCAAGATCGCGTGGCACGCCCACCCGGCCGGCCTGATCCTGGTGACGGACGCGATGCACATGGTCGGCCTGCCGGACGGGCGGTACCCCTGGACcaacggcgagggcgagcacTTCATCGTCAAGCGCGGCAACGTGCTCGAGCTGGAGGGCACCGGCGGCACCATCGCGGGGAG CTCCACAACGCTAATCGAATGCGTGAACAACTTCCTGCACTGGACCGGCGCCAGCATCCCGCAGGCGCTGCGCACCGTGAccgccacgccggccgccatGCTGGGCGTGCAGACCAGAAAGGGCTGCctggacgccggcgccgacgccgacctggTCGTCCTGTCCGAGCGGCAGGTGCTACGCGAGGGCGAGAAGGATggggcgggggaggcggcggggatgGCCCGGACCGAGCTCGTGGTGGACGAGGTGTGGAAGTTTGGCGTGCGCATCTTTGAGCGCGGCCGTGCTTGA
- a CDS encoding glycoside hydrolase family 3 protein (CAZy_ID 269922) has translation MAKLDADLDPLWQDLDWAIGQMLIMGWDGTEVTPQIRNLIEQHHLGSILLTAKNLKSAHQTAKLVQELQTIAHQAGHPQPLLIALDQENGGVNSLYDEDYICQFPSAMGQAAAGSSDLAYKVAKATATEVSAVGVNLVLGPVLDVLTNARYQPLGVRATSDDPQEVSQYGIAAINGYKDAGVATCGKHFPSYGNLDFLGSSLDIPIITQTLEELSLSALVPFRNAIATGKLDAMFVGGCGITNPSMSVNHACLSDQVVDDLLRNELGFQGVAISECLEMEGLRTEIGVKTGTVMAVEAGCDLVLLCRAYDVQLEAISGLKLGVENELITKERIYTSLRRVLRMKKSCTSWPKALNPPGISLLSKIHPSHLALSLKAYDDSIAVIRDNEKLLPLTSSMHQEEELLLLTPLVKPLPASSLTKALLEAKSRSETPTMHEKWAHRDRGAIMSGEGVFRELGRSLARARHGKLLHTSYTANGVRPVHENLINRASCIIIVTADANRNLYQAGFTKHVSMMCSMLRASGQKKSLIVVSVSSPYDFAMDKSVGTYICTFDFTETAMAALVRVLCGKFKSQGTLPGTLRKSRKAVKSRQHWLVEAYDRNRDARGLDDLLQSLARASAPAHPFLQTTSAHTFELFNPNIEEAHYVVRNSSTQALYGFCATYFVEGTGILGALFVDPAKRNVSIGRSLHRRALRGLTQKRGIKKVQLGMPFPGVFLGIPADDSAGLKQWFANGGWDLQFPRRLANMAIGTLSSWKAPEGLLQSIQRANISFDLIHGLDNADSVLHHVKAHSNPEVLELYRFALQETKTCGVVRAKGHAESLLGTVIICSPGSALAGSIPPLQPSASEHDDEPIGGIVAPIVAPSTPQQANLVLQGLALMGLRQNKAHKAVRSVLSWVQDDACEPLLAMGFEVVQAFEEFTNSPDNVSVSVALLASAPLMMGWWLTCVVSQWQDLA, from the exons ATGGCCAAGCTGGACGCCGACCTGGACCCACTTTGGCAGGATCTCGACTG GGCCATCGGGCAGATGCTGATTATGGGATGGGATGGCACCGAGGTCACGCCCCAGATCCGTAACCTGATCGAGCAGCACCATCTAGGCTCGATACTGTTGACTGCGAAGAACCTCAAAT CTGCCCACCAGACGGCAAAGCTCGTCCAGGAGCTGCAAACCATCGCCCACCAGGCCGGCCATCCCCAGCCCCTGTTGATCGCCCTGGACCAGGAGAACGGCGGCGTCAACAGCCTCTACGATGAGGACTACATCTGCCAGTTCCCGAGCGCCATGGGCCAGGCCGCTGCCGGCAGTTCCGACCTGGCATACAAGGTCGCCAAGGCCACAGCGACCGAAGTGtcggccgtcggcgtcaACCTGGTTCTCGGCCCGGTGCTGGACGTGCTGACCAATGCGCGCTACCAGCCACTCGGTGTCCGTGCCACTAGCGACGATCCCCAGGAGGTCTCGCAGTACGGCATCGCCGCCATAAACGGCTACAAGGACGCCGGCGTGGCGACCTGCGGCAAGCACTTCCCCTCGTATGGGAACTTGGACTTCCTCGGCTCCAGCTTGGACATCCCTATCATCACCCAGACGCTCGAGGAGCTCTCCCTGAGCGCTCTCGTCCCCTTCCGCAATGCCATCGCCACCGGCAAGCTGGACGCCATGTTTGTTGGTGGGTGCGGCATCACGAACCCGTCCATGAGCGTCAACCATGCCTGTCTGTCCGATCAGGTGGTCGACGACCTGCTCAGGAACGAGCTCGGCTTTCAGGGCGTCGCCATCTCCGAGTGCCTGGAGATGGAGGGCCTTCGAACCGAGATCGGCGTCAAGACGGGCACGGTCATGGCTGTCGAAGCCGGCTGCGACCTCGTGCTGCTCTGCCGCGCCTACGACGTACAGCTCGAGGCCATCTCAGGCCTCAAGCTCGGGGTGGAGAACGAGCTCATCACGAAGGAACGCATTTATACATCCCTGAGGCGGGTCCTTCGCATGAAGAAGTCGTGTACCTCCTGGCCGAAGGCCCTCAACCCTCCCGGGATATCTCTGCTGTCCAAGATCCATCCCAGCCATCTGGCCCTCTCGTTGAAGGCCTACGATGATTCCATCGCCGTCATACGAGATAACGAGAAGCTACTCCCGCTGACCAGCTCGATGCACCAAGAAGAGGAGCTGCTGTTGCTGACCCCCTTGGTgaagccgctgcccgcgTCGTCCCTGACCAAGGCACTTCTCGAGGCGAAGAGTAGGTCCGAGACGCCGACAATGCACGAAAAATGGGCGCACCGCGATCGCGGAGCCATCATGAGCGGCGAAGGCGTGTTCAGGGAGCTCGGAAGATCTCTCGCTCGGGCCCGACACGGGAAGTTGCTCCACACCTCTTACACTGCGAATGGGGTCAGGCCAG TGCATGAAAACTTGATCAACCGGGCCTCATGCATCATCATCGTGACGGCCGACGCCAACCGGAATCTCTATCAGGCGGGCTTCACGAAACATGTCTCCATGATGTGCTCAATGCTGAGAGCAAGCGGGCAAAAGAAGTCGCTCATTGTGGTTTCCGTCAGCTCACCTTACGACTTTGCGATGGACAAGTCAGTAGGGACCTACATCTGCACCTTTGACTTCACCGAGACCGCCATGGCTGCCCTCGTACGGGTGCTGTGCGGCAAGTTCAAGTCGCAGGGGACGTTGCCGGGCACGCTGAGGAAGAGCCGGAAGGCGGTCAAATCTCGGCAGCACTGGCTTGTTGAGGCTTACGACCGAAACCGAGACGCCAGAGGACTGGACGACCTCCTGCAGTCCCTGGCCAGGGCGAGCGCACCCGCGCACCCGTTCCTCCAAACAACATCAGCTCATACGTTCGAGCTGTTTAACCCCAACATCGAGGAGGCGCACTACGTGGTGCGCAACAGCAGCACGCAGGCTCTGTACGGGTTCTGCGCGACCTACTTCGTCGAAGGCACGGGAATTCTCGGCGCGCTCTTCGTGGACCCGGCCAAGCGCAACGTGTCGATCGGCAGATCGCTGCACCGCAGAGCTTTGCGCGGGCTGACGCAGAAACGGGGCATCAAGAAGGTGCAACTCGGCATGCCCTTCCCCGGCGTCTTTCTCGGCATCCCAGCCGATGACAGCGCCGGGCTCAAGCAATGGTTTGCCAACGGCGGCTGGGACCTCCAGTtcccgcggcggctggccaaCATGGCGATCGGAACGCTCAGCAGCTGGAAGGCGCCCGAGGGCCTGCTGCAGAGCATCCAGCGGGCCAACATCAGCTTCGACCTCATCCACGGCCTGGACAACGCCGACAGCGTGCTCCATCACGTCAAGGCGCACTCCAACCCGGAGGTGCTCGAGCTGTACCGGTTCGCTCTGCAGGAGACAAAGACATGCGGCGTCGTGCGGGCCAAGGGCCATGCCGAAAGCCTGCTCGGAACAGTCATCATCTGCAGCCCCGGCAGTGCGCTGGCCGGCTCCATTCCCCCCTTGCAGCCGTCCGCGTCCGAacacgacgacgagccgaTCGGGGGCATCGTCGCGCCGATCGTGGCGCCATCGACGCCGCAGCAGGCGAACCTGGTGCTGCAGGGCCTGGCCCTGATGGGCCTGCGGCAGAACAAGGCGCACAAGGCGGTCAGGAGCGTGCTGAGCTGGGTGCAGGACGACGCGTGCGAGCCGCTGCTCGCCATGGGCTTCGAGGTGGTGCAGGCGTTTGAGGAGTTCACCAACTCGCCGGACAATGTGAGTGTATCTGTTGCCTTGCTTGCGAGTGCGCCGTTGATGATGGGATGGTGGCTGACCTGTGTTGTCTCGCAGTGGCAAGATTTGGCTTAG